The Tachyglossus aculeatus isolate mTacAcu1 chromosome 7, mTacAcu1.pri, whole genome shotgun sequence genome includes a region encoding these proteins:
- the ADORA3 gene encoding adenosine receptor A3 has translation MSENSTALSVQDAVYIAVETAIGFCSIVGNALVIWVVWLNPSLQNSTFYFIISLALADIAVGILVIPLAIVVSLGVPSYFYNCLFMSCLLLVFTHASIMSLLAIAVDRYLRVKLTIRYKRITTHKRIWMALIFCWLISFLVGLVPMFGWNMKLSPGGPGNSSHLPCKFLSVVSMDYMVYFSFFAWILIPLIIMCVIYMDIFYIIRTKLSQNMSGSKEAGTFYRKEFKTAKSLALILFLFAVSWLPLSIINCVLYFFPQSKPPTQVIYLGILLSHANSMMNPIVYACKIKKFKETYLLILRSYILCQSSKSTVPSVYPTAYRPPRELTVLQRSSTTTVTPASLNGHCRQ, from the exons ATGTCTGAGAACAGCACAGCCCTGAGTGTCCAAGATGCTGTGTACATTGCTGTGGAGACTGCCATCGGCTTCTGCTCCATCGTGGGCAATGCCTTAGTCATCTGGGTGGTGTGGCTGAACCCGAGCCTGCAGAACTCCACTTTTTACTTCATCATCTCCTTGGCCTTGGCTGACATCGCCGTGGGTATCCTGGTCATTCCTCTGGCTATCGTGGTTAGCCTCGGGGTCCCCAGCTACTTCTACAACTGCCTCTTCATGTCCTGCCTTCTGCTGGTCTTCACCCATGCCTCCATCATGTCCCTGCTGGCCATCGCCGTGGACCGCTACCTGAGGGTCAAGCTTACTATCAG GTATAAAAGAATCACCACTCACAAACGAATCTGGATGGCTTTGATATTTTGCTGGCTGATATCTTTCCTGGTGGGCTTGGTCCCCATGTTTGGCTGGAACATGAAACTTTCCCCAGGTGGCCCAGGAAACTCGAGCCACCTGCCATGCAAATTCCTCAGTGTCGTGAGCATGGATTACATGGTATATTTCAGCTTTTTTGCCTGGATCCTCATTCCCTTGATCATCATGTGCGTTATCTACATGGATATCTTTTACATCATCCGGACCAAGCTAAGTCAGAACATGTCTGGTTCCAAGGAGGCAGGCACTTTCTACAGGAAAGAGTTCAAGACAGCCAAATCCCTGGCTTTGATACTGTTCTTGTTTGCTGTGTCCTGGCTGCCGCTGTCCATCATCAACTGTGTTTTGTATTTCTTCCCCCAGAGCAAGCCACCCACTCAGGTGATCTACCTGGGCATCCTGCTGTCCCATGCCAACTCCATGATGAACCCCATTGTTTATGCTTGCAAGATCAAGAAGTTCAAGGAAACCTACCTCCTGATCTTAAGATCCTACATCCTATGCCAGTCTTCCAAATCCACAGTGCCCAGTGTGTACCCCACAGCCTATCGGCCCCCTCGGGAGCTAACAGTGCTGCAGAGGTCAAGCACGACGACCGTTACACCTGCTTCCCTTAATGGACACTGC